The Toxoplasma gondii ME49 chromosome III, whole genome shotgun sequence genome includes a window with the following:
- a CDS encoding hypothetical protein (encoded by transcript TGME49_254890~Signal peptide predicted by SignalP 2.0 HMM (probability 1.000) with cleavage site probability 0.336 at residue 26), with product MAARSLRVRRLCLFILAICVLRAAETVVATNDNHIGEESSEFLEWHGGKVTAREMWTAAFGPDGNAEMQATLRYSLPPRPDVTKVKPEVYEIAKNPPNDIFELASAVPFTFFLPDKDGSYVVFIQLDKMDMDTLKGVSTEHIVDFIRYIGCVYFGAIDGRPDSRIKVVLDCGELQFSSLWFLGGLSTINVIARALDNLQNLLGERTSDIVIINTSAVLQAMLETVKALMPSNMHLLVLGGPEEYVPQLQELIGKESLPQEYGGTALAAIGESPMALAMEQQIQVFMESRDGGSIMQNETQ from the exons ATGGCGGCGCGATCGCTTCGTGTGCGACGGCTGTGCCTCTTCATCCTCGCGATCTGCGTCTTGAGAGCAGCCGAGACGGTGGTGGCAACAAATGACAATCATATTGGAGAAGAGTCTTCCGAATTTTTGGAGTGGCATGGAGGCAAGGTAACGGCTCGGGAAATGTGGACCGCGGCATTCGGTCCGGACGGAAATGCAGAAATGCAAGCGACGCTCAGATACTCGCTCCCTCCGCGGCCTGACGTCACGAAGGTCAAACCGGAGGTCTATGAGATCGCAAAGAACCCCCCTAACGACATCTTCGAACTTGCCAGTGCTGTGCCGTTCACATTTTTCCTCCCTGACAAGGATGGAAGCTACGTTGTCTTCATCCAG CTAGATAAGATGGATATGGACACCCTGAAAGGTGTGTCTACTGAACATATTGTGGATTTCATCCGGTACATAGGGTGCGTGTATTTTGGGGCTATCGACGGACGCCCTGACAGCCGCATCAAGGTCGTCCTCGACTGTGGAGAATTACAGTTCTCCAGTCTCTGGTTTCTCGGCGGCCTCAGCACGATTAACGTGATTGCGCGTGCGCTTGACAACTTGCAAAATCTTCTCGGCGAGAGAACGTCCGACATCGTGATAATCAACACCTCAGCTGTTCTCCAGGCCATGCTGGAGACAGTCAAGGCACTCATGCCTTCAAACATGCATCTCCTTGTTCTAGGTGGCCCCGAAGAGTATGTGCCTCAGCTGCAGGAGTTGATCGGAAAAGAGAGCTTGCCCCAGGAGTACGGCGGAACAGCCCTTGCCGCCATTGGAGAGTCCCCCATGGCTTTGGCAATGGAGCAGCAAATACAGGTTTTCATGGAGTCCCGTGACGGCGGCAGCATAATGCAAAACGAAACCCAATGA